Proteins encoded by one window of Anticarsia gemmatalis isolate Benzon Research Colony breed Stoneville strain chromosome 15, ilAntGemm2 primary, whole genome shotgun sequence:
- the LOC142978956 gene encoding cytochrome P450 6B6-like has translation MFIIHMSVVLIVLYYVFYNYFTRNYNYWKSKNVRGPQPVPFFGNLKEYTLRRKNMAIVIQEYYDMFPNEKVVGIYRMTTPCLLIRDLDIIQHIMIKDFDLFKDRGIEYSTEGLGKNLFHADPVTWTALRTRISPIFTAGKLKNMFYLLNERAKVFLSYMENKSQTNPEYDIHALVQKFTVATIFACAFGIDFDTFNCELDEALVTVDKLSVTPSFAVEVDMMYPGILKKLNLSLFPAGVKQFFDKLVSNIVSQRNGKPSDRGDFMDLLLQMRQTGEITSLKSKEGSEHKAIEITDDVIGAQAFVFFVAGYETAATSMTYLLYSIALHPEVQDKLIQEIDNVTMAHNGEITYESLKEMKYLDKTFFETLRMFSVVDPLQRRALEDYKIPGTDVIIKKNQIVLLSVSGIHRDEKYYPNPEVFDPDRFEPELAGARHPCAYLPFGVGPRNCIGMRFGALQSRLCIAKILSKFRVETCERTKIPIGVQPDRAIIGPSEQIFLNIVPRTR, from the exons atgtttattattcatatgTCAGTGGTGTTAATTGTGCTTTACTATGTTTTCTATAATTACTTTACGAGAAATTACAATTATTGGAAGTCAAAAAATGTTCGAGGACCGCAACCAGTTCCTTTTTTTGGAAATCTGAAGGAGTATACCTTACGTCGGAAGAACATGGCCATCGTGATTCAAGAATATTACGATATGTTCCCTAACGAAAAAGTTGTCGGAATTTACAGGATGACCACCCCGTGTTTGCTTATACGAGACTTGGATATTATTCAACATATAATGATTAAAGACTTTGATTTATTCAAAGATCGTGGGATCGAATACAGCACTGAAGGTTTAGGAAAAAACTTGTTTCATGCTGACCCTGTGACATGGACAGCATTAAGAACACGGATCTCTCCTATTTTCACAGCAGGAAAGttgaaaaacatgttttacCTGTTAAACGAACGAGCTAAGGTTTTTCTCAGTTACATGGAGAACAAGAGTCAAACAAACCCAGAATACGACATACATGCACTAGTTCAGAAATTCACAGTAGCTACAATCTTCGCTTGTGCGTTCGGTATAGACTTTGATACTTTTAATTGTGAACTGGACGAAGCATTAGTCACCGTAGACAAGTTAAGTGTTACTCCTAGTTTCGCGGTAGAAGTAGATATGATGTACCCAGGTATTCTGAAAAAACTGAATCTTTCCCTTTTCCCAGCAGGAGTCAAACAATTCTTTGATAAATTGGTATCCAATATAGTTTCTCAAAGAAATGGCAAGCCTTCAGACAGAGGCGATTTCATGGACttattattacaaatgcgaCAAACAGGAGAAATTACTAGCTTAAAAAGCAAGGAAGGATCtgaacataaggcaatagaaatcACAGACGATGTGATAGGCGCGCAAGCCTTTGTTTTCTTTGTAGCTGGATACGAGACGGCTGCCACTAGCATGACCTATTTGTTGTACAGTATAGCGTTGCACCCAGAGGTTCAAGACAAATTAATACAAGAGATCGATAATGTTACGATGGCACATAATGGTGAAATAACATACGAATCTCTCAAGGAGATGAAATATTTGGACAAAACATTCTTTGAAACGCTTCGTATGTTTTCTGTTGTGGATCCACTACAACGAAGGGCACTAGAAGATTATAAGATACCTGGTACTGAtgttatcattaaaaaaaaccagATAGTGTTATTATCAGTGAGTGGTATTCACCGTGATGAGAAGTATTACCCGAACCCTGAAGTATTCGACCCTGACAGATTTGAGCCAGAGTTAGCGGGCGCTCGACACCCTTGCGCATACTTGCCCTTTGGAGTTGGGCCAAGAAACTGTATCG GAATGCGGTTTGGTGCACTTCAGTCTCGTCTATGTATAGCCAAGATTCTTTCTAAGTTCCGTGTGGAAACTTGTGAGAGGACGAAGATTCCAATCGGAGTACAACCAGATAGAGCTATCATTGGACcttcagaacaaatatttttgaatattgtaCCAAGGACACGTTAA
- the LOC142978955 gene encoding cytochrome P450 6B6-like, with protein sequence MFLYYLPVVLIAVYYAVYYYFTRTYNYWKKRNVAGPTPVPFFGNLKEYTLRQKNMSLVMEEVYAEYPKEKVVGIFRMTTPGLLIRDLDIIKHIMIKDFDLFRDRGIDMSSKGLGKNLFHADSDTWSALRTRFTPIFTSGKLKNMFHLLSERSDVFVNYMEKKSQTDPEYNIHQLAQKYTVSTIFACAFGIDMDTFKNDIDDALKSVDNFALIPSYALEFDMMYPGILKKLDLSIFPVSVRDFFDKLVASIMQQRKGKPTERGDFMDLILQLQGMGEIGGGKNKGGTENKSLAITDDVIAAQAFVFYVAGYETSSTTMGYLLYQLALNPTIQEKLREDVDKAMKAHNGEITYDSIKDMKYLDKAFNETLRMYAIVDPLQRKALVDYKVPGTDVVVKKGQIVIVSVNGIHHDEKYYPNPEVFDPDRFEPELAGARHPCAYMPFGVGPRNCIGMRFGALQSRLAVAKIISKFRVETCAKTQMKLGIDPNRNLVGPAENIILNIVPRNS encoded by the exons atgtttttatattatttaccgGTAGTGTTAATAGCGGTTTACTATGCCGTGTATTATTACTTTACGAGAACTTACAACTACTGGAAGAAAAGAAATGTTGCTGGACCGACACCTGTTCCATTCTTTGGCAATCTAAAGGAATATACTTTACGCCAAAAGAACATGAGTCTTGTTATGGAAGAAGTTTACGCTGAATATCCCAAAGAAAAAGTTGTCGGAATATTCAGAATGACGACGCCGGGCTTACTCATACGGGACTTGGATATTATAAAACACATCATGATTAAGGACTTCGACTTATTCAGAGATCGAGGAATTGATATGAGCAGTAAAGGCTTGGGCAAGAATTTGTTCCACGCTGATTCCGACACCTGGAGCGCTTTGAGGACGCGATTTACTCCAATATTCACTTCaggcaaattaaaaaatatgtttcaccTGTTAAGTGAACGTTCtgatgtttttgttaattacatGGAAAAGAAAAGTCAGACAGATCCAGAATATAACATTCACCAGCTGGCCCAAAAATACACGGTGTCTACTATTTTTGCATGTGCATTTGGTATTGATATGGACACTTTCAAAAATGACATTGACGACGCCTTGAAGTCCGTTGACAATTTTGCTCTGATTCCAAGTTATGCGTTAGAATTCGACATGATGTATCCAGGTATCCTGAAAAAGCTTGACCTTTCAATATTTCCCGTTAGTGTGAGAGACTTCTTTGATAAGCTTGTAGCAAGCATTATGCAACAAAGGAAAGGAAAACCAACTGAGAGAGGTGATTTCATGGATTTAATTTTACAACTCCAAGGAATGGGAGAAATCGGTGGTGGAAAAAACAAGGGAGGCACTGAGAACAAGTCCCTCGCGATAACAGATGACGTCATCGCCGCTCAAGCCTTCGTGTTCTATGTCGCTGGATACGAGACCAGTTCTACCACCATGGGTTACTTGTTGTACCAATTAGCACTGAATCCAACTATTCAAGAAAAATTACGAGAGGATGTTGATAAAGCCATGAAGGCACACAATGGTGAAATTACATACGACTCTATCAAAGACATGAAATATTTGGACAAAGCGTTCAATGAAACGCTTAGGATGTACGCAATTGTCGATCCTTTGCAGCGAAAAGCACTTGTAGATTATAAAGTACCTGGCACTGACGTTGTTGTTAAAAAGGGCCAAATAGTAATAGTGTCAGTGAACGGTATTCACCATGATGAGAAGTATTACCCGAACCCCGAAGTATTCGACCCTGACAGATTTGAGCCAGAGTTAGCGGGCGCTCGACACCCTTGCGCATACATGCCCTTTGGAGTTGGGCCAAGAAACTGTATCG GAATGCGGTTTGGTGCGCTTCAATCTCGCCTGGCTGTAGCTAAGATTATTTCCAAGTTCCGAGTGGAGACTTGTGCAAAGACGCAGATGAAGTTAGGCATTGACCCCAACAGGAACCTCGTTGGACCGGctgaaaatattattctgaaCATTGTACCAAGAAATTCATAA